From a single Terriglobia bacterium genomic region:
- a CDS encoding 2-hydroxyacyl-CoA dehydratase family protein: protein MRPADPLPAKVDFEAWNAAFRGITAESCEAEAASSSPIETPGYLKTPRCFVELEGDSRLRSLSFDNSRAAYRLWSFLLSENDRLAAARRAGKKIVGAMKDLGTAPVIAYSAPGVVAFYPDGAWWIPCVMEMNEGLLRIADAAGYGEEVCPVRATLAAFLNRAHFPIPDLLVAAVGATCDDMSCLMQRLADLGSPIVWWELPYRRTDEASPDAIRFVAGQLDLVRRAVGDLAGRPITDDMLSEGILKANCARGLLARIRDLSYGVIPPPFPALETQICEMLTIHFCSDQDECIRVLEEVLRTVEKRVAAGDGVLRADSCRVVWVNPVADLRAMNMFEDMGGALAGTEYLLRHALVPIPEDRPPLVALAETALRDPMIGTAGYRARIVIEEARKYGAEGVIVSAIPGASHCATEGLIIRQEVLSALDLPVLEIVVPPLIDASVGQLATRFEGFFDIIRSRRHRA from the coding sequence ATGAGACCTGCCGATCCGCTCCCCGCCAAGGTCGATTTCGAGGCCTGGAACGCCGCGTTCCGCGGAATCACGGCGGAGAGCTGCGAAGCAGAAGCGGCATCGAGCAGCCCGATTGAAACACCAGGCTACCTCAAGACGCCGCGGTGTTTCGTGGAGCTTGAGGGCGATTCCCGGCTGCGAAGCTTGAGCTTCGACAACTCCCGGGCCGCTTATCGGCTCTGGTCATTCCTTCTTTCCGAGAATGACCGCCTCGCCGCTGCGCGCCGGGCGGGAAAGAAAATCGTCGGAGCTATGAAGGACCTCGGGACCGCTCCGGTCATCGCATATTCGGCCCCCGGCGTCGTCGCGTTCTACCCCGACGGAGCATGGTGGATCCCTTGCGTCATGGAGATGAACGAAGGGCTCCTCCGAATCGCAGACGCGGCCGGGTATGGCGAGGAGGTCTGCCCGGTGCGCGCGACCCTGGCCGCCTTTCTCAACAGAGCCCATTTTCCCATCCCGGACCTTCTCGTCGCCGCTGTCGGTGCCACGTGCGATGACATGTCCTGTTTGATGCAGCGCCTGGCCGACCTGGGAAGCCCGATAGTCTGGTGGGAGCTCCCCTACCGAAGAACAGATGAGGCTTCGCCCGATGCGATCCGATTCGTCGCCGGCCAGCTCGATCTCGTCCGCCGGGCCGTCGGCGACCTCGCCGGCCGGCCCATCACGGATGACATGCTTTCGGAGGGAATCCTGAAAGCCAACTGCGCCCGCGGTCTCCTCGCCCGGATCCGCGACTTGAGCTACGGGGTGATCCCGCCGCCGTTTCCCGCCCTGGAGACCCAGATTTGCGAGATGCTCACGATCCATTTCTGTTCGGATCAGGATGAGTGCATCCGGGTCCTCGAGGAGGTGCTTCGGACGGTCGAAAAACGTGTCGCCGCCGGGGACGGCGTCCTTCGGGCCGATTCCTGCCGGGTCGTCTGGGTCAATCCAGTCGCTGACCTCAGGGCGATGAACATGTTCGAGGATATGGGTGGGGCGCTCGCCGGGACCGAGTATCTCCTCCGGCACGCCCTGGTTCCGATCCCTGAAGACCGCCCGCCTCTTGTCGCCCTGGCCGAAACGGCCCTCCGCGATCCTATGATCGGGACGGCCGGATATCGGGCCAGAATCGTGATCGAGGAGGCCCGGAAATACGGCGCCGAAGGCGTCATCGTTTCAGCTATCCCCGGCGCGTCTCATTGCGCGACCGAGGGCCTGATCATTCGACAGGAGGTCCTGAGCGCCCTGGACCTCCCCGTCCTGGAGATCGTCGTTCCGCCCCTCATCGACGCTTCGGTTGGCCAGCTCGCAACCCGCTTCGA
- a CDS encoding 2-hydroxyacyl-CoA dehydratase family protein has translation MTPDSQTSLRAAAAEALVRPAGAFKTTCSCVPRELFEAFGLNAPRLLPPGTVVSESRGEARSGPGACAWCKSALGSEEAGAVWVGGATCDQMRRMIEIAGRHSGAAAIVIHIPKTRTAEAEALYLGELEWLAGELTRRTGRALDPASLLRAIVIRDGIRERMRKFRPTLAGPDFAALVQLDAGLPQEETRAILDGWAFGVSRSAGIPILVAGSPHTPADLRWLELLEDAGLSVVADATCTGDRAVDFTAVLDAGCHPLEILARTYFRRPPCPFVRPNDEFYGYTARLAASRGVRGVVWKSVRGCDIHGLEAPRAMRILGLPFLALDVSYGDIDSVRIRMRVEAFAEGLQ, from the coding sequence ATGACACCCGACTCACAAACGAGCTTGAGGGCCGCGGCCGCCGAGGCGTTGGTCCGCCCGGCCGGCGCCTTCAAGACGACCTGCAGCTGCGTCCCTCGGGAACTCTTCGAAGCCTTCGGACTAAATGCGCCTCGGCTCTTGCCTCCCGGGACGGTCGTGTCCGAATCGAGGGGCGAGGCACGGTCAGGGCCTGGGGCGTGCGCCTGGTGCAAATCCGCGCTGGGCTCGGAAGAAGCCGGAGCGGTTTGGGTAGGGGGCGCGACCTGCGACCAGATGCGGCGGATGATCGAGATCGCCGGCCGGCATTCCGGGGCGGCGGCCATCGTCATTCATATCCCCAAAACGAGGACAGCCGAAGCCGAGGCCCTGTATCTCGGCGAGCTCGAGTGGCTCGCGGGTGAGCTCACCCGGCGCACGGGAAGGGCCCTTGATCCCGCGTCCCTTCTTCGCGCGATTGTCATTCGCGACGGCATCCGAGAGCGGATGCGGAAATTCCGGCCGACGCTCGCCGGGCCCGACTTCGCAGCCCTCGTCCAGCTTGACGCCGGCCTTCCACAGGAGGAAACGCGGGCGATCTTGGACGGCTGGGCTTTCGGTGTGAGCCGGAGCGCCGGAATTCCCATCCTGGTCGCGGGCAGTCCACATACGCCAGCCGACCTTCGCTGGCTCGAACTCCTCGAAGACGCAGGTCTCTCGGTCGTCGCCGACGCGACCTGCACCGGCGACCGGGCGGTCGATTTCACGGCCGTCCTCGACGCCGGCTGCCATCCGCTCGAGATTCTCGCCCGGACATATTTCCGGCGGCCCCCCTGTCCGTTCGTCCGGCCGAATGACGAATTCTACGGATACACGGCTCGGCTCGCTGCGAGCCGGGGGGTTCGGGGGGTGGTCTGGAAGTCGGTCAGAGGGTGCGACATTCACGGCCTCGAGGCGCCGCGAGCCATGCGGATCCTCGGCCTCCCCTTTCTGGCCTTGGATGTGAGCTATGGCGACATCGATTCCGTCCGCATCCGGATGCGGGTGGAAGCCTTCGCGGAGGGGCTGCAATGA
- a CDS encoding class I SAM-dependent methyltransferase, whose protein sequence is MRQSGIKLEDVQGVYSGPEGRLWELVMGEQIHAGGFASSTELAQKAGIKAGMRGVDLCCALGAGCRFLARNFEAVMCGVDATPYMIEEARKRAPFAEWGIEFKLGDVQAVPYPDAAFDFVWGEDAWCYVADKDRLVGEADRLLKKGGVVAFTDWVEGPAGLTEAEALRFNSFMKFPAMESIPGYRTLLEKHGFAVKESVEIPFAKYVDLYLAMLTEQLTFDALRILGGDIAVFQGLGVEMSDMQANVHAGKIARGRFIGVRK, encoded by the coding sequence ATGAGACAATCCGGAATCAAGCTCGAGGACGTCCAGGGCGTCTATTCCGGCCCTGAAGGCCGGCTCTGGGAACTCGTCATGGGGGAACAGATCCATGCCGGGGGCTTCGCCTCGTCGACGGAGCTCGCCCAAAAGGCGGGGATCAAGGCAGGGATGCGCGGCGTTGACCTGTGTTGCGCCCTGGGCGCCGGCTGCCGGTTCCTGGCCAGGAATTTCGAGGCCGTCATGTGCGGCGTGGACGCCACGCCCTACATGATTGAGGAAGCCAGGAAACGGGCGCCCTTTGCCGAATGGGGGATCGAATTCAAACTCGGAGACGTCCAGGCCGTGCCGTACCCGGACGCAGCCTTCGACTTCGTCTGGGGCGAAGACGCCTGGTGTTACGTGGCAGACAAGGACAGGCTCGTCGGTGAAGCGGACCGGCTCCTGAAGAAGGGGGGCGTCGTCGCGTTCACAGATTGGGTCGAGGGGCCGGCCGGGTTGACCGAGGCGGAGGCCCTCCGGTTCAACTCCTTCATGAAGTTCCCGGCTATGGAGTCGATCCCGGGCTATCGGACGCTTTTAGAAAAACACGGGTTCGCAGTGAAGGAGTCCGTGGAGATCCCGTTCGCGAAGTACGTCGACCTCTACCTCGCCATGCTCACCGAGCAGTTGACCTTCGACGCCCTCCGTATCCTGGGCGGGGATATCGCCGTTTTCCAGGGCCTGGGGGTGGAGATGTCCGACATGCAGGCCAATGTCCACGCCGGCAAGATTGCCCGCGGCCGGTTCATCGGAGTCAGGAAATAG
- a CDS encoding PIN domain-containing protein: MRGADLCDSDTGRNPGGDASSRKLEPHSFDSHIVDLVAARTRIFRRWVGLDSCICLHYVGLSGWECLPINLDIVEEAYSLPEPFHADPVDRLLVATARIHGLHLITGDEKKLLYPHVHTIW; encoded by the coding sequence ATGAGAGGGGCTGACCTCTGCGATTCAGACACTGGACGCAATCCTGGCGGCGATGCATCTTCACGAAAGTTGGAACCGCACTCGTTCGACAGTCACATTGTCGACTTGGTTGCGGCCCGCACTCGGATTTTTCGCCGCTGGGTCGGCCTGGACAGCTGTATCTGCCTTCATTATGTGGGGCTGTCGGGATGGGAGTGCTTGCCGATCAATCTCGACATCGTCGAAGAGGCATACTCCTTGCCGGAGCCGTTCCACGCTGACCCGGTGGACCGACTCCTGGTCGCGACCGCACGCATACATGGTCTGCATCTGATCACCGGCGACGAGAAGAAACTTCTCTATCCGCACGTCCACACAATATGGTGA
- a CDS encoding PDZ domain-containing protein — MKYRILFALLTAAIWAFGAPGTIHLLQKPAMNKTQIVFSYAGDLWTVSRQGGMATRLTVGSGQESAAQFSPDGNNIAFSGEYDGNTDIFTVPATGGVPKRITYHPGADYLEGWTPDGTQILFRSSRESYSRYTQLFTVSPEGGMPQTLPLPMAYAGSYSPDMKRMVYQPLDGGQFATDTNNFVSWRRYRGGRASYIWIVDFADLKTEKIPRTDSNDFSPMWIGDKVYFLSDRNGPVTLFRYDPQSKKVDELIKNTWKDIQYATAGPGGIVYEQFGQIHIYDLATQKEHQVPIEMAADLTEVRPHFQNVAREIRDVRISATGVRAVLEAHGEILTIPADKGDIRNLTDSPGVMDRAPSWSPDGMSVAYFSDESGEYALHIKPQTGEGETRKIALAGHSAYYSNPKWSPDSKHIAFNDNQLHLWDVEVASGKVATVDTDTISEGGMDFAWSGDSKWIAYAKSLPNRHHAITIYSLESGTSRQVTDGMSDARHPAFDRDGQYLYFTASTNYGPTQSGLDMTSDEHDVTSSVYLIVLANNVASPLAPESDEEKAVEPGAAPEAGTGAGRGGRGGGAAAAITPPRPVRIDFDRIQQRTITLSIPARSYSSLTAGRAGICYIMEGAGRGAGGGGGSTLSRYDLKARRIEKLADGVASFDLSANGDRMLLRLGGGGGGGGRGGQGAAAGPQYVIVSSSAPVRPGEGSLRLSDVEVYVDPISEWKQMYHEVWRIERSYFYDPNLHGLNVVEAEKEYEKYLDALGSRTDLNYIIHDMISDITVGHLRGGGGNIPSARSVSGGLLGVDYEIANGRYRFKRIFTGESWNPQLQAPLAAPGLNVNVGDYLLSVNGTDLTAKDDVSRLLENTAGKRVILRIGSDATGANAHEITVIPTASESQLRTQAWIEGNRRKVDELSGGKLAYVYMPDTGQGGLTSFTRYYFAQSDKEGAIIDERFNSGGQVADYVIDVLSRPLQGFWSPRYGAIYRTPAAAIFGPKVMIINEFAGSGGDCMPWMFHYNKIGTLVGKRTWGGLVGVGSYPPLMDGGSVTAPSFGFFNPEGQWDVENKGVAPDVEAELDPKAIHDGHDPQLERAVAIAIQQMKDHPAPVPHRPPYPNYNSSKGPASIKK, encoded by the coding sequence ATGAAATATCGAATTCTGTTTGCGCTTTTGACTGCAGCGATATGGGCGTTCGGCGCACCGGGGACCATACACCTGCTGCAGAAGCCCGCCATGAACAAGACCCAAATCGTATTCTCTTACGCAGGTGATTTGTGGACCGTGAGCCGCCAGGGCGGCATGGCCACGCGGCTCACCGTCGGATCAGGGCAGGAGAGCGCTGCCCAATTCTCTCCGGACGGGAACAACATCGCGTTCTCGGGCGAGTACGACGGTAACACCGACATTTTCACAGTGCCGGCGACGGGCGGGGTGCCCAAGCGCATCACCTACCATCCGGGCGCCGATTACCTTGAAGGCTGGACACCGGACGGGACGCAGATCCTGTTCCGCTCCAGCCGCGAGAGCTACTCGCGCTACACCCAGCTCTTCACGGTCTCGCCGGAGGGCGGCATGCCTCAAACGCTGCCGTTGCCGATGGCCTATGCAGGATCGTATTCGCCGGACATGAAGCGGATGGTGTATCAACCGCTCGATGGCGGGCAATTCGCTACCGATACCAACAACTTCGTTTCATGGAGACGGTATCGGGGGGGCCGCGCCAGTTACATCTGGATAGTTGATTTCGCGGACCTGAAGACCGAAAAGATCCCGCGCACGGACTCGAACGACTTCAGTCCGATGTGGATAGGCGACAAGGTTTACTTCCTCTCCGACCGCAACGGCCCGGTAACGCTGTTCCGTTATGATCCGCAGAGCAAGAAGGTCGATGAGCTGATCAAGAACACATGGAAGGACATTCAGTACGCCACGGCAGGTCCGGGCGGGATCGTCTACGAGCAGTTCGGACAGATCCACATTTATGACCTCGCCACGCAAAAGGAACACCAGGTACCGATCGAAATGGCGGCGGATCTGACCGAGGTGCGGCCCCATTTTCAGAACGTGGCGCGCGAGATTCGCGATGTCCGGATCTCCGCCACCGGCGTCCGCGCGGTGCTCGAGGCCCACGGTGAGATCCTTACGATCCCGGCGGACAAGGGCGACATCCGCAACCTCACCGACTCGCCGGGGGTGATGGATCGGGCGCCTTCATGGTCGCCGGATGGAATGTCGGTTGCCTACTTCTCCGACGAGTCGGGTGAGTACGCGCTGCACATCAAGCCGCAGACGGGCGAAGGCGAGACGCGCAAGATCGCGCTGGCGGGCCATTCCGCTTACTACTCAAATCCGAAGTGGTCGCCCGACAGCAAGCACATCGCATTCAACGACAACCAACTGCACCTGTGGGATGTCGAGGTTGCATCGGGTAAGGTGGCCACCGTGGATACGGATACCATCAGCGAAGGCGGCATGGATTTCGCATGGTCGGGCGATTCCAAGTGGATCGCGTACGCCAAGTCGCTGCCCAACCGGCATCACGCGATCACGATCTACTCGCTGGAGAGCGGGACGAGCCGGCAGGTGACCGACGGCATGAGCGATGCGCGCCATCCGGCGTTCGACCGTGACGGACAGTACCTCTATTTCACGGCCAGCACGAACTATGGCCCGACACAAAGCGGGCTGGACATGACCAGCGATGAACACGACGTGACCAGCAGCGTCTACCTGATTGTGCTGGCAAACAACGTAGCATCGCCGCTGGCACCCGAGAGCGATGAGGAAAAGGCGGTAGAGCCCGGCGCGGCCCCGGAAGCGGGAACCGGCGCCGGCCGCGGCGGCCGGGGCGGCGGCGCCGCCGCGGCCATCACGCCACCCAGGCCCGTGCGCATCGATTTCGACCGGATCCAGCAGCGCACCATCACGCTTTCCATCCCGGCGCGCTCGTACTCTTCGCTGACCGCCGGGCGGGCCGGGATCTGTTACATCATGGAAGGCGCCGGTCGCGGCGCCGGCGGCGGTGGAGGGTCGACCCTTTCGCGGTACGACTTGAAAGCCCGGCGGATCGAGAAGCTCGCCGACGGAGTCGCCTCGTTCGACCTCTCGGCAAATGGCGATAGGATGCTGCTACGCTTGGGAGGTGGTGGCGGTGGTGGGGGGCGCGGCGGACAAGGCGCCGCTGCAGGCCCGCAGTACGTAATCGTGTCTTCGTCCGCTCCGGTCAGGCCCGGTGAGGGTTCGTTGCGTCTGAGCGATGTGGAAGTCTACGTAGACCCGATCTCCGAGTGGAAGCAGATGTATCACGAAGTGTGGCGCATCGAGCGCAGCTACTTTTACGATCCGAACCTCCACGGCCTGAACGTGGTGGAGGCCGAGAAAGAATACGAGAAGTATCTGGATGCACTGGGCTCGCGCACGGACCTCAACTACATCATCCACGACATGATCAGCGACATTACGGTGGGACATCTGCGCGGCGGCGGCGGCAACATTCCTTCCGCCAGAAGCGTATCCGGCGGCCTGTTGGGCGTGGACTACGAAATCGCCAATGGCCGCTACCGTTTCAAGCGGATCTTCACCGGAGAGAGCTGGAATCCGCAGTTGCAGGCGCCTTTGGCGGCGCCGGGACTGAATGTGAACGTGGGCGATTACCTGCTCTCGGTCAACGGCACAGACCTCACTGCCAAGGACGACGTATCCCGGCTGCTGGAGAACACGGCCGGCAAGCGCGTGATCCTGCGCATCGGCTCGGACGCAACCGGCGCGAATGCGCACGAGATTACCGTGATCCCCACCGCCAGCGAGTCGCAATTGCGCACACAGGCCTGGATCGAAGGCAACCGGCGCAAAGTGGATGAGCTGAGCGGCGGAAAACTGGCGTACGTCTACATGCCCGATACGGGCCAGGGCGGGTTGACCAGTTTCACGCGCTACTACTTCGCGCAGTCGGACAAAGAGGGCGCGATCATCGACGAGCGCTTCAACAGCGGCGGCCAGGTTGCCGATTACGTGATCGACGTGTTGAGCAGGCCGTTGCAAGGGTTCTGGAGCCCGCGCTACGGCGCCATTTATCGCACGCCGGCTGCCGCCATCTTCGGACCGAAGGTGATGATCATCAATGAATTCGCCGGTTCGGGCGGGGACTGCATGCCCTGGATGTTTCACTACAACAAGATCGGCACGCTGGTAGGCAAACGCACCTGGGGAGGATTGGTGGGAGTCGGGTCCTACCCGCCGTTGATGGACGGCGGCAGCGTGACCGCGCCGAGCTTTGGGTTCTTCAATCCGGAAGGTCAGTGGGACGTGGAGAACAAAGGCGTGGCACCCGACGTGGAAGCGGAACTGGATCCGAAGGCGATACACGACGGGCACGACCCGCAACTGGAGCGCGCGGTGGCGATCGCGATCCAACAGATGAAAGATCATCCGGCGCCGGTGCCGCACCGGCCGCCGTATCCGAATTACAACTCATCGAAGGGGCCGGCCAGCATCAAGAAGTAG
- a CDS encoding transglycosylase SLT domain-containing protein, with protein MENVQKSRATPRILRNNLNFGASAKTFKYALGTLLVLSSILGWRVLTPTPQVIQAAVVPPVPLEATGVSRHSTLSVEVFQKFVTQNSQRMYPRLSREIVQSAIKYSEKYDLSPILVLAVVATESQFYPFAISKKDAKGLMQINPEANQQLLLQEGIFQEPSDIFDPDRNIEAGCYLLRKFINESPDFNTALDKYLGADSISYKADIHAVMGRVLLLGITEELNKTAQHKIQPIVKVEAPPRARK; from the coding sequence ATGGAGAACGTCCAAAAATCCAGAGCAACTCCGAGAATCCTGAGGAACAATCTGAATTTTGGCGCCAGTGCCAAGACTTTCAAATATGCATTGGGAACCCTCCTCGTGCTCTCATCGATCCTGGGATGGCGAGTGTTAACGCCAACCCCCCAGGTAATTCAGGCTGCAGTTGTTCCTCCGGTTCCTCTCGAAGCAACGGGTGTCTCGCGGCACAGCACTTTGAGCGTCGAGGTATTTCAGAAATTTGTGACCCAGAACAGTCAACGGATGTATCCGCGATTATCCCGGGAGATCGTACAGTCTGCAATCAAGTATTCGGAAAAGTACGATCTGTCTCCAATTCTGGTGCTTGCAGTTGTGGCAACTGAATCGCAGTTCTATCCGTTTGCGATAAGCAAGAAAGATGCAAAGGGGTTGATGCAGATCAATCCGGAGGCGAATCAGCAGTTATTGCTCCAGGAAGGAATCTTCCAGGAGCCCTCGGACATTTTCGATCCAGATCGGAACATTGAAGCCGGGTGCTATCTCCTGCGGAAATTCATCAACGAGTCTCCAGACTTCAATACCGCTTTGGACAAGTACCTCGGGGCGGATTCAATCTCATACAAGGCAGACATTCACGCTGTGATGGGAAGGGTCCTTCTTCTTGGCATCACCGAAGAGCTCAACAAGACAGCGCAGCATAAAATACAACCTATCGTAAAAGTGGAGGCTCCACCCAGAGCGCGTAAATAA
- a CDS encoding response regulator transcription factor, translating into MKNQAVKPAASEVRIVLINQLELFRAGIRSLLQSREGFKVVGEAAGESDGIEIVKREQPDVTLLGTDVNEGNGLELLPRIFAAAEATRVLILSDSADPELQKKAIRLGAIGVVSKNKPANVLIKAIERVHAGEAWVDRSTIATVLGDFSPANRTRKQDPKEAKIASITTREREVIRLVGEGLNARQIAERLFISEITVHHHLTSIYSKLEVAGRLELLIFAYRNGLAEIPR; encoded by the coding sequence ATGAAAAACCAGGCGGTCAAACCTGCAGCATCGGAAGTACGAATAGTGCTTATCAATCAACTGGAACTCTTCCGAGCCGGCATCCGTTCGCTGCTCCAATCCAGGGAGGGATTCAAGGTCGTCGGCGAGGCGGCGGGCGAGAGCGACGGCATCGAAATCGTCAAACGCGAGCAGCCGGACGTTACGCTGCTCGGGACGGATGTGAATGAAGGGAATGGGCTGGAGCTGCTACCCAGAATTTTTGCGGCCGCGGAAGCCACCCGGGTCCTGATCCTGAGCGACTCAGCAGACCCCGAGCTGCAAAAGAAGGCGATCCGCCTCGGAGCCATCGGCGTGGTTTCAAAAAACAAGCCCGCGAACGTCCTGATCAAAGCCATCGAGAGGGTTCACGCCGGCGAAGCATGGGTTGACCGCTCCACTATCGCCACCGTCTTGGGCGACTTTTCCCCGGCAAACCGAACCAGAAAGCAGGACCCCAAAGAAGCCAAGATCGCCTCGATCACCACGCGCGAGCGAGAAGTAATCCGCCTGGTCGGAGAGGGATTGAACGCCCGGCAGATCGCTGAACGACTCTTCATCAGCGAAATCACCGTCCATCACCACCTGACGTCCATCTACTCAAAGCTCGAAGTGGCGGGCCGGCTCGAGTTGCTGATCTTCGCCTACCGCAACGGCCTTGCTGAAATTCCACGCTGA
- a CDS encoding PilZ domain-containing protein: protein MANAMIEGRRTLRLYEPISLAVRGEQGKGDRFEFETVARDISGGGLCAVAPRILSTGDRLRFSIQFARAGTRPFHAPTVITRGVVIRVQELSDGTYLFAAAFTMRGIM from the coding sequence TTGGCAAATGCGATGATCGAAGGAAGGCGGACACTGCGACTCTATGAGCCAATCTCGCTCGCGGTGCGGGGCGAGCAGGGAAAGGGCGATCGGTTCGAATTCGAGACGGTTGCCAGGGACATCAGCGGAGGCGGGCTCTGCGCCGTTGCGCCAAGGATCTTGAGCACAGGGGACAGGCTTCGTTTCAGCATTCAATTCGCGCGTGCCGGCACCAGGCCTTTCCACGCGCCGACAGTTATCACGCGGGGTGTCGTGATTCGCGTGCAGGAACTTTCTGACGGCACTTACCTGTTTGCCGCTGCATTCACCATGCGTGGGATTATGTAG